The Daucus carota subsp. sativus chromosome 9, DH1 v3.0, whole genome shotgun sequence genome window below encodes:
- the LOC108202658 gene encoding large ribosomal subunit protein eL14, translating to MPFKRYVEIGRVALVNYGKDYGKLVVIVDVIDQNRALVDAPDMVRGQMNFKRLTLTDITIEISRTPKKKDLVKAMEAADVKNKWENSSWGRKFIVQKRRAALNDFDRFKLMLAKIKKASLVREELAKLKKAAA from the exons ATG CCGTTCAAGCGTTACGTTGAGATCGGGAGAGTTGCGCTGGTGAACTATGGCAAAGATTACGGCAAGCTCGTTGTTATTGTGGATGTTATTGACCAGAACAGA GCTCTTGTGGATGCACCCGATATGGTGAGAGGCCAAATGAACTTTAAAAGGCTCACACTAACAGATATCACAATTGAAATCAGTAGGACACCTAAGAAGAAGGACCTGGTTAAAGCAATGGAGGCTGCAG aTGTTAAGAATAAGTGGGAGAACAGCTCCTGGGGAAGAAAGTTTATTGTTCAGAAACGCAGGGCAGCCCTTAATGACTTCGATAGGTTCAAGCTTATGTTGGCGAAAATCAAG AAGGCTAGTTTGGTCAGGGAAGAACTCGCAAAGCTAAAGAAGGCTGCAGCATAA